The following proteins come from a genomic window of Alosa alosa isolate M-15738 ecotype Scorff River chromosome 2, AALO_Geno_1.1, whole genome shotgun sequence:
- the nlgn3b gene encoding neuroligin-3b isoform X1 translates to MWQCLMSAHRLSCSQPPKPPRTCPLTLVFVWMLSSLGPVAVVTGVTYQPVVNTQYGRLRGMRVQLPTEALGPVDQYLGVPYASAPVGEKRFMAPDAPATWPGVRNATRFPPVCPQNIRNAVPEIMLPVWATFNMDTVATYLQEQSEDCLYLNIYVPTQGGAKKQMEESPDKDSEDDDGLREARDDPKPVMVFVHGGSYMEGTGNIMDGSVLASYGNVIVITLNYRVGVLGFLSTGDQAAKGNYGLLDQIQALRWISRNIVYFGGDPKRVTVFGSGIGASCVSLLTLSHHSEGLFHRAIIQSGSALSSWAVNYQPVKYTRQLAERVGCNVLDTHDLVLCLQKRGHRELVEQDIQPARFHVAFGPVIDGDLIPDDPEVLMEQGEFLNYDIMLGVNQGEGLRFVEGVVDPDDGGVSGSDFDFAVSDFVDGLYGYPEGKDTLRETIKFMYTDWADRDNPETRRKTLVALFTDHQWVEPSVVTADLHARYGSPTYFYAFYHHCQSPMKPAWSDSAHGDEMPYVFGVPLIGPTELFPCNFSRNDIMLSAVVMTYWTNFAKSGDPNKPVPQDTKFIHTKANRFEEVSWSKYNPNDQLYLHIGLKPRVRDHYRATKVAFWKHLVPHLYNLHDMFHYTSTTTRVPPLHTTQNPRSNQRPGSKGHSNTKQPSASTAHNGEGARGPLVIANPRDYSTELSVTIAVGASLLFLNVLAFAALYYRKDKRSRQDTPPQPTPPRGQICSSVGASSNDISGLAPATISGNPEVGGIGGGSSGLCDALRLTPASSPRDYTLTLRRSPDDIPLMTPNSCAMTPNSIAMTPNTVTMSPNTITMTPNSLMGHPSMHPYNTFTHGFNSTGLPHSHSTTRV, encoded by the exons ATGTGGCAGTGCCTGATGAGTGCCCACCGCCTGTCATGTTCGCAGCCGCCCAAACCCCCGAGGACTTGCCCCCTCACCCTCGTCTTCGTATGGATGCTCTCCTCCCTTGGGCCGGTGGCCGTGGTGACCGGCGTGACCTACCAGCCGGTGGTCAACACGCAGTACGGCCGGCTGCGGGGCATGCGGGTCCAGCTGCCCACAGAGGCCCTGGGGCCTGTTGACCAGTACCTGGGGGTGCCGTATGCCTCAGCGCCCGTGGGTGAGAAGCGCTTCATGGCCCCCGATGCCCCGGCCACCTGGCCGGGCGTGCGTAACGCCACACGCTTCCCACCCGTCTGCCCACAGAACATCCGCAACGCCGTGCCCGAGATCATGCTGCCTGTGTGGGCCACGTTCAACATGGACACGGTGGCCACTTACTTGCAGGAGCAGAGTGAGGACTGCCTCTACCTGAACATCTACGTGCCCACACAAGGAG GGGCCAAGAAACAAATGGAGGAATCCCCTGATAAGGACAGCGAGGATGATGACG GACTCCGCGAAGCGAGGGACGATCCCAAGCCAGTGATGGTGTTTGTGCATGGAGGGTCCTACATGGAAGGGACAGGAAACATCATGGATGGAAGTGTGCTGGCCAGCTATGGGAATGTCATCGTCATTACCCTGAACTACAGAGTGGGCGTACTGG GGTTCCTGAGCACAGGGGACCAGGCAGCCAAAGGGAACTACGGCCTGCTTGACCAGATCCAGGCCCTGCGCTGGATCAGCAGGAACATCGTGTACTTTGGGGGAGACCCCAAACGCGTCACCGTGTTCGGGTCCGGGATCGGAGCCTCCTGCGTGAGTCTCCTCACGCTGTCCCATCATTCAGAAG GCTTGTTCCACCGCGCCATCATCCAGAGCGGCTCGGCGCTGTCCAGCTGGGCCGTCAACTACCAGCCGGTGAAGTACACGCGCCAGCTGGCCGAGCGTGTGGGCTGCAACGTCCTGGACACCCACGACCTGGTGCTGTGCCTGCAGAAACGTGGCCACCGCGAGCTGGTGGAGCAGGACATCCAGCCGGCGCGCTTCCACGTGGCCTTCGGGCCCGTCATCGACGGCGACCTCATCCCCGACGACCCCGAGGTGCTGATGGAGCAAGGCGAGTTCCTCAACTACGACATCATGCTCGGGGTCAACCAGGGCGAGGGCCTGCGCTTCGTGGAGGGCGTGGTGGACCCGGACGATGGCGGCGTGTCGGGCTCGGACTTCGACTTCGCTGTGTCTGACTTCGTGGACGGCCTGTACGGCTACCCTGAGGGGAAGGACACGCTCCGGGAGACCATCAAGTTCATGTACACAGACTGGGCGGACCGGGACAACCCGGAGACGCGGAGGAAGACGCTGGTGGCGCTCTTCACCGACCACCAGTGGGTGGAGCCCTCGGTGGTGACCGCTGACCTGCACGCACGCTACGGCTCCCCGACCTACTTCTACGCCTTCTACCACCACTGCCAAAGCCCCATGAAGCCCGCCTGGTCCGACTCGGCCCACGGAGATGAGATGCCCTACGTGTTCGGCGTGCCACTGATCGGGCCGACAGAACTCTTCCCCTGTAACTTCTCTCGCAATGACATCATGCTCAGTGCCGTGGTCATGACCTACTGGACTAACTTCGCCAAAAGCGG TGATCCCAATAAGCCAGTGCCTCAGGACACCAAGTTCATCCACACCAAGGCCAACCGTTTTGAGGAGGTCTCCTGGTCCAAGTACAACCCCAACGACCAGCTCTACCTGCACATCGGCCTGAAGCCGCGCGTGCGCGACCACTACCGCGCCACCAAGGTGGCCTTCTGGAAGCACCTGGTCCCCCACCTGTACAACCTGCACGACATGTTCCACTACACGTCCACCACCACGCGCGTGCCACCCCTCCACACCACCCAGAACCCGCGCTCCAACCAGCGCCCGGGCAGCAAGGGCCACTCCAACACCAAGCAGCCGTCGGCGTCCACCGCCCACAACGGCGAGGGCGCGCGCGGCCCGCTGGTCATCGCCAACCCGCGCGACTACTCCACGGAGCTGAGCGTGACCATCGCCGTGGGCGCCTCGCTGCTCTTCCTCAACGTGCTTGCCTTCGCTGCACTCTACTACCGCAAGGACAAGCGCAGCCGGCAGGACACGCCGCCACAGCCCACGCCGCCCCGCGGCCAGATCTGCTCCTCCGTCGGTGCCTCGTCCAACGACATCAGCGGCCTAGCGCCGGCCACCATCAGTGGGAACCCGGAGGTGGGCGGGATCGGTGGCGGCAGTAGCGGCCTGTGCGACGCCCTGCGTCTTACCCCGGCGTCCTCTCCGCGCGACTACACACTCACGCTGCGACGCTCGCCCGACGACATCCCGCTCATGACGCCAAATTCTTGTGCCATGACGCCCAACTCCATCGCCATGACGCCCAACACGGTGACCATGTCGCCCAACACTATCACAATGACACCCAACTCGTTGATGGGACATCCCAGCATGCATCCCTACAACACATTCACCCATGGCTTCAACTCAACAGGTTTGCCACACTCTCACTCCACTACTCGGGTATAA
- the nlgn3b gene encoding neuroligin-3b isoform X2, protein MEESPDKDSEDDDGLREARDDPKPVMVFVHGGSYMEGTGNIMDGSVLASYGNVIVITLNYRVGVLGFLSTGDQAAKGNYGLLDQIQALRWISRNIVYFGGDPKRVTVFGSGIGASCVSLLTLSHHSEGLFHRAIIQSGSALSSWAVNYQPVKYTRQLAERVGCNVLDTHDLVLCLQKRGHRELVEQDIQPARFHVAFGPVIDGDLIPDDPEVLMEQGEFLNYDIMLGVNQGEGLRFVEGVVDPDDGGVSGSDFDFAVSDFVDGLYGYPEGKDTLRETIKFMYTDWADRDNPETRRKTLVALFTDHQWVEPSVVTADLHARYGSPTYFYAFYHHCQSPMKPAWSDSAHGDEMPYVFGVPLIGPTELFPCNFSRNDIMLSAVVMTYWTNFAKSGDPNKPVPQDTKFIHTKANRFEEVSWSKYNPNDQLYLHIGLKPRVRDHYRATKVAFWKHLVPHLYNLHDMFHYTSTTTRVPPLHTTQNPRSNQRPGSKGHSNTKQPSASTAHNGEGARGPLVIANPRDYSTELSVTIAVGASLLFLNVLAFAALYYRKDKRSRQDTPPQPTPPRGQICSSVGASSNDISGLAPATISGNPEVGGIGGGSSGLCDALRLTPASSPRDYTLTLRRSPDDIPLMTPNSCAMTPNSIAMTPNTVTMSPNTITMTPNSLMGHPSMHPYNTFTHGFNSTGLPHSHSTTRV, encoded by the exons ATGGAGGAATCCCCTGATAAGGACAGCGAGGATGATGACG GACTCCGCGAAGCGAGGGACGATCCCAAGCCAGTGATGGTGTTTGTGCATGGAGGGTCCTACATGGAAGGGACAGGAAACATCATGGATGGAAGTGTGCTGGCCAGCTATGGGAATGTCATCGTCATTACCCTGAACTACAGAGTGGGCGTACTGG GGTTCCTGAGCACAGGGGACCAGGCAGCCAAAGGGAACTACGGCCTGCTTGACCAGATCCAGGCCCTGCGCTGGATCAGCAGGAACATCGTGTACTTTGGGGGAGACCCCAAACGCGTCACCGTGTTCGGGTCCGGGATCGGAGCCTCCTGCGTGAGTCTCCTCACGCTGTCCCATCATTCAGAAG GCTTGTTCCACCGCGCCATCATCCAGAGCGGCTCGGCGCTGTCCAGCTGGGCCGTCAACTACCAGCCGGTGAAGTACACGCGCCAGCTGGCCGAGCGTGTGGGCTGCAACGTCCTGGACACCCACGACCTGGTGCTGTGCCTGCAGAAACGTGGCCACCGCGAGCTGGTGGAGCAGGACATCCAGCCGGCGCGCTTCCACGTGGCCTTCGGGCCCGTCATCGACGGCGACCTCATCCCCGACGACCCCGAGGTGCTGATGGAGCAAGGCGAGTTCCTCAACTACGACATCATGCTCGGGGTCAACCAGGGCGAGGGCCTGCGCTTCGTGGAGGGCGTGGTGGACCCGGACGATGGCGGCGTGTCGGGCTCGGACTTCGACTTCGCTGTGTCTGACTTCGTGGACGGCCTGTACGGCTACCCTGAGGGGAAGGACACGCTCCGGGAGACCATCAAGTTCATGTACACAGACTGGGCGGACCGGGACAACCCGGAGACGCGGAGGAAGACGCTGGTGGCGCTCTTCACCGACCACCAGTGGGTGGAGCCCTCGGTGGTGACCGCTGACCTGCACGCACGCTACGGCTCCCCGACCTACTTCTACGCCTTCTACCACCACTGCCAAAGCCCCATGAAGCCCGCCTGGTCCGACTCGGCCCACGGAGATGAGATGCCCTACGTGTTCGGCGTGCCACTGATCGGGCCGACAGAACTCTTCCCCTGTAACTTCTCTCGCAATGACATCATGCTCAGTGCCGTGGTCATGACCTACTGGACTAACTTCGCCAAAAGCGG TGATCCCAATAAGCCAGTGCCTCAGGACACCAAGTTCATCCACACCAAGGCCAACCGTTTTGAGGAGGTCTCCTGGTCCAAGTACAACCCCAACGACCAGCTCTACCTGCACATCGGCCTGAAGCCGCGCGTGCGCGACCACTACCGCGCCACCAAGGTGGCCTTCTGGAAGCACCTGGTCCCCCACCTGTACAACCTGCACGACATGTTCCACTACACGTCCACCACCACGCGCGTGCCACCCCTCCACACCACCCAGAACCCGCGCTCCAACCAGCGCCCGGGCAGCAAGGGCCACTCCAACACCAAGCAGCCGTCGGCGTCCACCGCCCACAACGGCGAGGGCGCGCGCGGCCCGCTGGTCATCGCCAACCCGCGCGACTACTCCACGGAGCTGAGCGTGACCATCGCCGTGGGCGCCTCGCTGCTCTTCCTCAACGTGCTTGCCTTCGCTGCACTCTACTACCGCAAGGACAAGCGCAGCCGGCAGGACACGCCGCCACAGCCCACGCCGCCCCGCGGCCAGATCTGCTCCTCCGTCGGTGCCTCGTCCAACGACATCAGCGGCCTAGCGCCGGCCACCATCAGTGGGAACCCGGAGGTGGGCGGGATCGGTGGCGGCAGTAGCGGCCTGTGCGACGCCCTGCGTCTTACCCCGGCGTCCTCTCCGCGCGACTACACACTCACGCTGCGACGCTCGCCCGACGACATCCCGCTCATGACGCCAAATTCTTGTGCCATGACGCCCAACTCCATCGCCATGACGCCCAACACGGTGACCATGTCGCCCAACACTATCACAATGACACCCAACTCGTTGATGGGACATCCCAGCATGCATCCCTACAACACATTCACCCATGGCTTCAACTCAACAGGTTTGCCACACTCTCACTCCACTACTCGGGTATAA
- the plp1b gene encoding proteolipid protein 1b isoform X2 — MGCYDCCVRCLGAVPYASLAATLLCYAGTALFCVSAHMALAQTEVLVEMHFARNIQDYIILASFIKYFQYVIYGLASFFFLYGILLLAEGFYTTSAIKQKFGEFRSTQCSRCLSLTLVIVTYILAIIWLAVFAFTAIPVYFFFNMEDTCHTINILAETTTSINQHAWVCMDARQYSLLPWHAMPGKACGMTLAAICKTTEFFWTYDLYIAAFAGAGVTLLSLFLYLVATTYNYAVLRFLGRKAMRC, encoded by the exons ATGG GTTGTTACGACTGCTGCGTGCGCTGTCTGGGGGCAGTGCCCTATGCCAGTCTGGCTGCCACCCTGCTGTGCTATGCGGGCACGGCTCTGTTCTGTGTCAGCGCGCACATGGCGCTGGCACAGACCGAGGTGCTTGTTGAGATGCACTTTGCACGGAACATCCAGGACTACATTATTCTGGCGTCATT TATTAAGTACTTCCAGTACGTCATCTATGGTCTggcctccttcttcttcttgtacGGCATCCTGCTGTTGGCAGAAGGATTCTACACCACCAGCGCCATCAAACAGAAGTTTGGAGAGTTCAGAAGCACACAGTGCAGTCGCTGCTTAAGTCTGACa TTAGTCATTGTGACCTACATCCTGGCCATCATCTGGCTGGCAGTGTTCGCCTTCACCGCCATACCTGTGTACTTCTTCTTCAACATGGAGGACACGTGTCACACCATCAACATCCTGGCTGAGACCACCACCAGCATTAACCAGCATGCCTGGGTCTGCATGGATGCCAGGCAGTATA GTTTACTTCCCTGGCACGCAATGCCCGGCAAAGCCTGTGGGATGACCCTGGCGGCCATCTGCAAAACCACCGAG TTCTTCTGGACTTATGACCTGTACATCGCTGCCTTTGCTGGAGCTGGGGTGACTCTGCTGTCACTG tTCCTTTACCTGGTGGCCACCACTTATAACTATGCTGTCTTGCGGTTCCTGGGAAGAAAGGCAATGCGTTGCTAG
- the plp1b gene encoding proteolipid protein 1b isoform X1, which produces MFPVKQPWLCKALGCYDCCVRCLGAVPYASLAATLLCYAGTALFCVSAHMALAQTEVLVEMHFARNIQDYIILASFIKYFQYVIYGLASFFFLYGILLLAEGFYTTSAIKQKFGEFRSTQCSRCLSLTLVIVTYILAIIWLAVFAFTAIPVYFFFNMEDTCHTINILAETTTSINQHAWVCMDARQYSLLPWHAMPGKACGMTLAAICKTTEFFWTYDLYIAAFAGAGVTLLSLFLYLVATTYNYAVLRFLGRKAMRC; this is translated from the exons ATGTTTCCAGTAAAGCAGCCCTGGCTATGCAAAGCCTTAG GTTGTTACGACTGCTGCGTGCGCTGTCTGGGGGCAGTGCCCTATGCCAGTCTGGCTGCCACCCTGCTGTGCTATGCGGGCACGGCTCTGTTCTGTGTCAGCGCGCACATGGCGCTGGCACAGACCGAGGTGCTTGTTGAGATGCACTTTGCACGGAACATCCAGGACTACATTATTCTGGCGTCATT TATTAAGTACTTCCAGTACGTCATCTATGGTCTggcctccttcttcttcttgtacGGCATCCTGCTGTTGGCAGAAGGATTCTACACCACCAGCGCCATCAAACAGAAGTTTGGAGAGTTCAGAAGCACACAGTGCAGTCGCTGCTTAAGTCTGACa TTAGTCATTGTGACCTACATCCTGGCCATCATCTGGCTGGCAGTGTTCGCCTTCACCGCCATACCTGTGTACTTCTTCTTCAACATGGAGGACACGTGTCACACCATCAACATCCTGGCTGAGACCACCACCAGCATTAACCAGCATGCCTGGGTCTGCATGGATGCCAGGCAGTATA GTTTACTTCCCTGGCACGCAATGCCCGGCAAAGCCTGTGGGATGACCCTGGCGGCCATCTGCAAAACCACCGAG TTCTTCTGGACTTATGACCTGTACATCGCTGCCTTTGCTGGAGCTGGGGTGACTCTGCTGTCACTG tTCCTTTACCTGGTGGCCACCACTTATAACTATGCTGTCTTGCGGTTCCTGGGAAGAAAGGCAATGCGTTGCTAG
- the LOC125291446 gene encoding calphotin-like, with translation MYLLPAAAPVEVAPEVPAVTPAEVAPEVPDAVPVETTPDTAVVATTEVPAATAGDATPEVVNVPVEVEPEVPAVTPAEVAPEVPAVTPTEVAPEVPAATPAEVAPEVPAVTPAMVALEVPAVTAVDAAPEVPGVTAVDAAPQFPVDQGFSTDWEPGTIILTNYLTPGPPLNKNTDSHIATILLNPWPGTTSNVITDQKWAADHWLKTPAVNTDAESAPEVPDVVPVETTPDTAVVATAEVPAATAGDAAPEVAEAHVEVAPEVPAITPAEVAPEVPTVTPAEVASKVLAVSAAEVPAITPVEEAPEVPVEVSSEAVVETPVTADAEALVETSQDAPLEAVAKIAPVKVVATVTETSAIANVVVVSEEFADETVEAILETSAAADKTLEEAPEKSIVESQVVAPTKLAAETPEKAPVEPAAETPEEGTVESVIATPEEALVVSVTATPEEAPIEAVIATPEEVPVESVAATPEKAHAQSVITTPEQVPVYSVYSVAETPKAASVEVVTPTEAIDKAPEAAPEEAVAKTAPVEVTAHTPEAVSVEAAVASVEVAEVSVAPVLEETVESLTEGDAGQAESTDAPATTVPVATSDEPATDASDEVKEPAVSSDETLPTENEEVSVDAPESEALITPAEQPVVETALNQENVIKLSEAL, from the exons ATGTATCTGCT TCCTGCTGCTGCACCTGTAGAGGTCGCTCCTGAAGTTCCTGCAGTCACACCTGCAGAGGTCGCTCCTGAAGTTCCTGATGCTGTTCCTGTAGAGACAACTCCTGACACAGCTGTGGTTGCAACTACTGAGGTTCCTGCAGCCACAGCTGGGGATGCAACTCCTGAAGTTGTTAATGTACCTGTGGAGGTAGAGCCTGAAGTTCCTGCAGTCACACCCGCAGAGGTCGCTCCTGAAGTTCCTGCAGTCACACCTACAGAGGTAGCTCCTGAAGTTCCTGCAGCCACACCTGCAGAGGTAGCTCCTGAAGTTCCTGCAGTCACACCTGCAATGGTCGCTCTTGAAGTTCCTGCAGTCACAGCTGTGGATGCAGCCCCTGAAGTTCCTGGAGTCACAGCTGTAGATGCAGCCCCTCAATTTCCTGTAGaccaggggttttcaactgattgGGAACCAGGGACCATCATTCTGACTAATTACTTAACACcaggaccaccactgaataaaaatactgattcccaCATTGCAACTATATTACTAAATCCATGGCcagggaccaccagcaatgtcATCACAGACCAGAAGTGGGCCGCagaccactggttgaaaacccctgctGTAAACACAGATGCAGAGTCAGCTCCAGAAGTTCCTGATGTTGTTCCTGTAGAGACAACTCCTGACACAGCTGTGGTTGCAACTGCTGAAGTTCCTGCAGCCACAGCTGGGGATGCAGCTCCTGAAGTTGCTGAAGCACATGTGGAGGTAGCTCCTGAAGTTCCTGCAATCACACCTGCAGAGGTCGCTCCTGAAGTTCCTACAGTCACACCCGCAGAGGTCGCTTCTAAAGTTCTTGCTGTCTCAGCTGCTGAGGTTCCTGCTATTACACCAGTGGAGGAAGCTCCTGAGGTTCCTGTAGAGGTATCATCTGAGGCTGTTGTGGAAACTCCTGTCACTGCAGATGCCGAGGCATTGGTTGAAACATCTCAAGATGCACCTTTAGAAGCAGTAGCTAAAATCGCTCCTGTGAAGGTGGTAGCCACAGTTACTGAAACATCTGCAATTGCAAATGTAGTGGTCGTATCTGAAGAATTTGCAGATGAAACTGTAGAGGCCATACTTGAAACCTCTGCTGCAGCAGACAAAACTCTTGAAGAAGCACCTGAAAAGTCAATAGTTGAATCACAAGTGGTGGCACCTACAAAGCTAGCAGCTGAAACACCTGAGAAAGCACCTGTAGAGCCAGCAGCTGAAACACCTGAAGAAGGAACGGTAGAGTCAGTGATTGCAACACCTGAAGAAGCCCTAGTAGTGTCTGTGACTGCAACACCTGAGGAAGCACCTATAGAGGCAGTGATTGCAACACCTGAAGAAGTACCTGTAGAGTCCGTGGCTGCAACACCTGAAAAAGCACATGCACAgtctgtgattacaacacctgaACAAGTACCTGTATACTCAGTATACTCAGTAGCTGAAACACCCAAAGCTGCATCTGTTGAGGTGGTTACACCAACAGAGGCCATTGACAAAGCCCCTGAGGCTGCTCCTGAAGAGGCTGTGGCTAAAACCGCTCCCGTAGAagtaacagcacacacacccgaGGCTGTCTCTGTGGAGGCTGCAGTCGCATCTGTTGAGGTTGCTGAGGTGTCTGTCGCACCTGTGCTGGAGGAAACGGTGGAGTCACTGACCGAAGGAGACGCAGGCCAGGCAGAGAGCACAGATGCCCCAGCCACAACGGTTCCTGTAGCGACATCAGACGAACCTGCCACCGACGCCTCTGATGAAGTTAAAGAGCCTGCTGTGAGCTCAGATGAGACACTACCAACTGAAAATGAAGAAGTTTCAGTGGACGCACCTGAATCAGAAGCACTCATAACACCCGCAGAGCAACCTGTTGTAGAAACAGCTCTGAACCAAGAAAATGTCATCAAATTGTCTGAGGCTTTGTGA